Below is a window of Conger conger chromosome 16, fConCon1.1, whole genome shotgun sequence DNA.
TGGCAGGAGGCGGGTCTctgtcctctccctcctctctggccccgcccccgtACTGCCAGCCAATCACGGTCTCCAGCAGCCACTCCAGCCCGGTCAGCGAGGCGGCTCCCAAGCTCCCTCAAAGGCACAACTCTCTCCCCAAGAAGACGGGCCCCGGCTGCCACACCCCGACCCGGGGCcacgccccgcccccgcctccaGCCAGGGACCCTCCCAGCCGAGGGGCAGGTGAGACGCGTTCGCTTGACCTGGAAGTACAGGAAATACAATACACTGCCTGGGGCTTTCTGCGGCCTTCCAACCGCAACAATGTTAAATAATCCAAACCGGATTTGATAGCTAGCGCCTCAATTTTGAGCTAACCAACTTATCTAACCATAACAACATGCTGAAAAATGATAAACGATAGGCTCCTTAATGGCTTCAAGTAGTTggtttttaaactttttaaacgtttttatttctttatgtttttttagCTCCACCCCCTCCTGTGATGCGCAGTGCTGGTCGGGatgccccgcccccacccccttacAGGATACAGTCGAACAGCGACTCCCACAACAGAGCCAAGCACCTGTCCCCACGCACGCCCGCCGTGGCTCCGCCGCCCCCACCCGTTCGCAACGGACACATCTTCAGGTGCTTTGTTGGTGAGTGAGGAACACCCATTTCACGCACGTCCAAGACCTCGCAGGGGCACCTGCACTGAAACATTCCAGAAACatctggaaaacaaaaaaggtgtGACAGACAGGATTTTCACATTATCTTTGTAATGTGCAACATAGCCGTTATCATTGAGtgttaaatacattacattacagtacagtacaaggcatttagcagacgctcttatccagagcgacgtacaacgaagtgcagatcaaacacaagtacaagtgcgaagaggacctgagaggacagtacagttccgagtactacattacattacattattgccatttggcagacactcttatccagagcgacgtacagttgagtagactaagcgggagacaatcctcccctggagcaatgcagggttcttatgcagatcttattgtggctacactggcattagaaccaccgaccttgtgtgtcccagtcatttaccttaaccactacgctacaggccgcccctagtgtaaccatacagatacagtcGGAACCTTTGAAggatacatcaacttccaaactagcataccacagtcggcagctagaataccccgagtacaacaatacaatagctaatacaaaaaacagcaatatctatacaactatataagtgccattacagtctatggcatatataatggcatatataaggctaatcatggtggtgagttagggagggaaaggtgtagcctgaagagatgagtcttcagtctgcgcttgaaagaggtcagagactgccattctgacatccaccgggaggacATTAGTAATTGGTATTACAGTaattggaggaaaaaaaggggCGGTTTAGGAAAcccaaaatgttttcattttcatgtgaaAGACCTTGCATCTGCTCCTAATTTGATAAAGTGGCATTTATCAACATATAGTATGTTCAATTATACAGGAAGACCCTTGCTTTATGCAGGTCTGATGAAGCATGACTTGCATATAACTGTTGCTCCTTTTTGACCCCCCGTTACATCAAAAATCCTCATTGTTGTCCTTCTGAAATGAACAGATGTAACTGTGTCAACAATATTTTAATAGTGACAATATTAATATatgtggggggagaggggttctGAATCTTGTGTTGCGGCTTTATTTCCTTAAATTGTCGACGTGTTGATTTCTGTAAAGCACTCCGAGTCGCTAATGTATCTGAAAGGTGCTGTTTGTTGATTTATAGATGATTTTGAGTCCAAGTACTCTTTCCATCCACTGGAGGACTTCCCTGCCCCCGAAGAGTACAGACATTTCACCAAGATCTACCCCAGCAAGACAAACAGAGGTAAGGAGACAGGCCAGCAGCCagacgcagacagacatgcagacacaggacAGACATGCAAATTAATGAAAGTGTGAGAAGAACAAAATGGGGCCTGGGAAGTGACGTGTGCACTAGCCAGCCACGTTGCTTTCCCCACACCCACATTAAACCAGCAGTACCACTGTACCACCGCACACGCTTATGTAACTTCATTTGTTGATACGGctccaccctgctctcactctcctctctcaggtTTGTCAATACCTACATTTCTGTAAAGAGGGATATGGGGCATTTCTGGAGTGCCAATGTCAAAGTCTGAATGAAATTTTAGTTCATAgacaaatgaaattattttttaattataattgttGCCTTTCCCTAGCTaataacctcctaagacccagCAATTCGAGAACAATTTCTTATACTGTGCTGAAAACttacactacaagggacattcaataaaaaaaacacttaaaaaaaaaaagaaaaacttgttATTATGTCAAAAACTTCTGCTGGTTCTCAGGAGGAAAGAGCTATGCAATCTAGTAAGTTATGCAGTCACTGTAGGAAACCTAAAGCTGTGCAGCggtgtggccattttgttttgtttggcacTATAAACTGAGCGTCACTGTGAACACTGCGTGACCAGCCATTTCGGTCCACTAGGTAGCTGCCCTACAGCAAAAAGTTATTTACAGTCATATCCATGGTTGCACCCATTATGTGGTTTTTACTGAATCTGTGCATCTAAACCAAGATGGCGGGCATTTGCACACGCTGCCCATAACTGAGGGAAAGCTAAAACGATCAAGCCAAAGCAGGGACTTTTTCAGCAGGTGTCTTATTTTTCAGATCAGACACCAAATTAACGTTAACTTTACTGCTgttggggggaggagagagagaacgcatTTGGCTGATGTCATTTCCCATTTCCTTCACAGTGATGAGAGGGGCCCCTCCATTACCCCCTGTTGGAAGGTGAATTCTGTGAGCCAGAGATTATAATGGACAGgaaccgacccccccccccccccccaaaaaaaaacaaaaaacagacacgccacaggcacaaacacattaTGCACATTAAGAACCAGCCTGCAATAAACCCTTGTGAACAGTGTGCCCGCCCTCCCTCCCAATATCCAGACCCCACTCATTGTA
It encodes the following:
- the wipf2b gene encoding WAS/WASL-interacting protein family member 2b isoform X2, which produces MPAPPPPPPAPGPPPPPPTFSQANTTPPKLNRDEAKGRGALLTDICKGTKLKKVSVVNDRSAPVLDKGSSGRSSLLARAPRPPGESDSCSLRAVSPDLPPRQRPSLPDLPRAARCGSSPTVPRQKPPAPPPPPPSPLSREKPLPPTPGQDSSHRPPHPKPPPSPMHLPCSLAGGGSLSSPSSLAPPPYCQPITVSSSHSSPVSEAAPKLPQRHNSLPKKTGPGCHTPTRGHAPPPPPARDPPSRGAAPPPPVMRSAGRDAPPPPPYRIQSNSDSHNRAKHLSPRTPAVAPPPPPVRNGHIFRCFVDDFESKYSFHPLEDFPAPEEYRHFTKIYPSKTNRVMRGAPPLPPVGR